The proteins below are encoded in one region of Hordeum vulgare subsp. vulgare chromosome 3H, MorexV3_pseudomolecules_assembly, whole genome shotgun sequence:
- the LOC123439591 gene encoding uncharacterized protein LOC123439591 has product MVKLATARDCRAYSLGAAGGETSRNRRWEYINAGVYVFAAVLLVVGFLAQLWPWAVSTKAGLAVAVVGLLGVLAVNAHDLLAHVAGVDYNLGLAGLDTQFVLVELAAPAVQLAGAALTLVALILFEIQMERGRRRGLEKHGLNLLIAGPALWCLGSIHNMCQVYERANGHVQILQKSVHIPFLLGSTLFFIGGVVNRNDVHGHSSHSSALLGRSWAWYCLFGSLLFLAGGLLNLLKVFKKQQMGGRGLEKLRGGAQERLNREREGKVPLILEEGRRGKHGGNVGAPRHEPRAPPVPPPPEGSYKDALVSGGN; this is encoded by the exons ATGGTGAAGCTAGCGACGGCGCGGGACTGCCGCGCGTACAGCCTCGGCGCGGCCGGCGGCGAGACGTCGCGCAACCGGCGGTGGGAGTACATCAACGCCGGGGTGTACGTcttcgccgccgtcctcctcgtcgttggCTTCCTGGCGCAGCTGTGGCCGTGGGCGGTGTCCACCAAGGCCGGCCTCGCGGTGGCCGTCGTCGGGCTGCTGGGCGTGCTGGCGGTGAACGCGCACGACCTGCTGGCgcacgtcgccggcgtcgattacaACCTTGGGCTGGCCGGGCTCGACACCCAGTTCGTGCTCGTCGAGCTCGCCGCCCCCGCCGTGCAGCTCGCCGGCGCCGCGCTCACCTTGGTCGCGCTCATCTTGTTCGAAATCCAG ATGGAGAGAGGACGCCGGCGCGGCCTGGAGAAGCACGGCCTGAACCTGCTCATCGCCGGGCCGGCGCTCTGGTGCCTCGGGTCCATACACAACATGTGCCAAGTCTACGAGCGAGCCAACGGGCACGTCCAGATCCTGCAGAAGAGCGTGCACATCCCGTTTCTGCTCGGCAGCACcctcttcttcatcggcggcgtCGTCAACCGGAACGACGTCCACGGCCACTCCTCCCACAGCTCCGCCCTACTG GGGAGGAGCTGGGCGTGGTACTGCCTGTTCGGGAGCTTGCTGTTCCTCGCCGGAGGGCTGCTGAACCTGCTCAAGGTGttcaagaagcagcagatgggcgGGCGGGGGCTCGAGAAGCTGCGCGGCGGCGCGCAGGAGCGGCTCAACAGGGAGAGGGAGGGCAAGGTGCCGCTCATCCTGGAGGAGGGCCGGAGGGGGAAGCACGGAGGCAATGTTGGGGCGCCGCGGCACGAGCCGAGGGCGCCACCCgtcccgccgccgccggaggGCTCTTACAAGGACGCTCTTGTCAGCGGCGGCAACTAG